A genomic stretch from Glaciecola nitratireducens FR1064 includes:
- a CDS encoding GGDEF domain-containing phosphodiesterase → MTENRSHQLSKELIISERRRRESQRLSGVGFWELDHNAESLYWSEEIYSIYEINPQYNSANYQLFLDLIYDEDKELVDNSYRNSVASGNEYNIRYRIKAGDSYKWIEARGVTYYDTNGQAERTIGTAEDISEMVIAQQKIEHMAYHDELTGLANRKRFSDKLDSALLLANEQKTNLVVLFIDLDNFKLINDRCGHDIGDEVLVNVANNLKNCTKPSDLFARIGGDEFAGFLFGVNDADIDDAVTAVKQAIEGTCETQMHSFNISTSIGVTIYPRDDADSDILVRHADQALYEAKEQGKSRVRYFDTERFQSNWSRRHLLKEIEIALENEQFELFYQPRIRLSDGELFGAEALLRWFRPEGPVSPLEIVAAIKNTALEWQLDKWVINTVLSHSKIFKAKGLQGPFSLNVNTSSLENPQFPDLLQSLLFKWDVDGEYIEIEILEMESINNFDATRKILSRCEALGVKFSLDDFGTGYSSLTYFHALPISKLKIDQSFIKNINSDRESLLLVKSILAIADTNDKPVVAEGIETDAIARTLAELNCEFGQGYGIAKPMPIEQYINWTQERLVKSTT, encoded by the coding sequence ATGACCGAAAATCGCTCACACCAATTGTCAAAAGAATTAATCATTTCCGAACGCCGAAGACGGGAATCTCAGCGCTTATCTGGCGTTGGATTTTGGGAACTAGATCACAATGCAGAGTCTCTTTATTGGTCTGAAGAAATTTACTCTATCTATGAAATTAACCCGCAATACAACAGTGCCAACTATCAATTGTTTCTCGATTTAATCTATGACGAAGATAAAGAACTTGTAGATAACAGCTACCGCAACTCTGTTGCCTCAGGCAACGAATACAATATTCGTTATCGAATTAAAGCAGGTGATTCATATAAATGGATAGAGGCACGTGGCGTAACCTACTATGACACAAATGGACAAGCAGAACGCACGATTGGCACAGCTGAAGATATATCCGAAATGGTTATTGCCCAGCAAAAAATAGAGCATATGGCCTATCATGATGAGCTTACCGGGCTAGCCAATCGAAAGCGTTTCTCAGACAAACTAGATTCAGCGCTACTACTAGCCAATGAGCAAAAGACGAATTTGGTGGTCTTGTTTATTGATCTTGATAACTTCAAATTGATCAATGACCGATGCGGGCATGATATTGGCGATGAAGTGCTTGTTAACGTCGCAAACAATCTAAAAAACTGCACAAAACCTTCCGATCTATTTGCAAGAATTGGCGGAGATGAGTTCGCTGGTTTTCTATTTGGTGTTAATGACGCTGATATTGACGATGCGGTCACTGCAGTAAAGCAGGCTATAGAGGGAACTTGCGAAACGCAAATGCACAGCTTCAATATATCTACGAGTATAGGAGTAACTATTTACCCGCGAGATGATGCAGACTCTGATATTTTAGTGCGCCACGCCGATCAGGCATTATACGAAGCCAAGGAGCAAGGCAAATCGAGGGTCCGATATTTTGACACCGAGCGTTTTCAATCCAACTGGTCGCGCCGGCATTTACTAAAAGAAATTGAAATTGCGCTTGAAAATGAACAATTTGAATTGTTTTATCAACCACGAATTCGCTTGTCTGACGGCGAGCTTTTTGGGGCAGAAGCATTGCTGCGCTGGTTCAGGCCAGAGGGACCTGTTTCTCCTTTGGAGATTGTCGCAGCAATAAAAAACACAGCTTTAGAATGGCAGTTAGATAAATGGGTTATTAATACCGTCCTGTCCCACAGTAAAATCTTTAAAGCGAAAGGCTTACAAGGACCATTTAGTTTAAACGTCAATACGAGTTCACTCGAAAATCCTCAGTTCCCCGATTTATTACAATCCTTATTATTTAAATGGGATGTTGATGGTGAATATATTGAAATCGAAATACTCGAAATGGAATCAATTAACAACTTCGATGCTACTCGTAAAATCCTATCTCGGTGCGAAGCATTAGGCGTCAAATTTTCGCTTGATGATTTTGGAACGGGTTATTCCTCGCTCACTTACTTCCATGCCCTGCCCATATCAAAGCTTAAAATTGATCAGAGTTTTATAAAAAACATCAATTCTGATCGTGAGAGTTTACTGCTGGTCAAAAGTATCTTGGCAATCGCGGACACAAACGATAAACCAGTTGTTGCTGAAGGCATTGAGACAGATGCAATAGCGAGAACGCTTGCTGAATTAAACTGTGAATTTGGTCAAGGCTACGGTATCGCCAAGCCAATGCCAATTGAACAGTATATTAACTGGACACAAGAGCGTCTTGTAAAGTCAACAACGTAA
- a CDS encoding DUF3012 domain-containing protein, producing the protein MKKQIVNFALIGFLVLLGGCAPEVGSKAWCDDLEEKPKGDWSANEATDYAKHCIFKSRDEE; encoded by the coding sequence GTGAAGAAACAAATAGTAAATTTCGCCCTGATTGGATTCTTAGTATTACTTGGCGGCTGCGCTCCGGAAGTCGGCAGCAAAGCATGGTGTGATGACTTGGAAGAAAAGCCAAAAGGTGATTGGTCTGCCAATGAAGCGACTGATTACGCTAAACATTGCATTTTTAAAAGTAGAGACGAAGAATAG
- a CDS encoding DUF2130 domain-containing protein, with product MHEIICPHCNKAFKIDEAGYADILKQVRDTEFEKQLHERLELAEKDKLNAVDLAKSQLTSEMQRVASEKDTEIQSLKAKLDTGEVNKKLAVNEALDDIKKERDALANMLEQIKRDTMAASELADAKLAKELLETAAAKDKEIQDLQAKLGTTLLEQKVAITAAVGAVEKERDEFKNSLKQAELEKQLAETSLKEKYETQIKDRDDAIERLRDMKARLSTKMVGETLEQHCETEFNRIRATAFPRAYFEKDNDSRSGSKGDYIFRDSDEAATEIVSIMFEMKNENDTTATKKKNEDFFKELDKDRIEKGCEYAVLVSLIEPESELYNSGIVDVFHRYPKMYVVRPQFFLPIITLLRNAAMKSLEYKKELALVKAQSVDITNFENDLDNFKTAFAKNYDLASRKFKTAIDEIDKSIDHLQKTKDALLSTDRNLRLANDKSQDVTIKKLTRRNPTMAAKFDELNEQDSSESE from the coding sequence ATGCATGAAATCATCTGCCCACATTGCAATAAAGCATTCAAAATTGACGAAGCGGGATATGCTGATATTTTAAAGCAGGTTCGAGATACTGAGTTTGAAAAACAACTGCACGAGCGCTTGGAATTGGCCGAGAAGGATAAATTGAATGCGGTAGATCTTGCCAAGAGCCAACTCACTAGTGAAATGCAAAGGGTTGCCTCGGAAAAAGATACCGAGATTCAATCGTTAAAGGCAAAATTAGACACGGGTGAAGTTAACAAAAAGCTCGCTGTCAATGAAGCTCTTGATGATATTAAAAAAGAAAGAGATGCATTAGCCAACATGCTTGAACAGATAAAGCGTGACACCATGGCAGCATCAGAGCTAGCTGACGCAAAATTAGCCAAAGAGCTGCTGGAAACTGCGGCAGCAAAAGATAAAGAAATTCAGGATTTACAAGCGAAGCTAGGCACAACGTTACTGGAGCAAAAAGTCGCTATAACCGCCGCAGTAGGTGCGGTCGAAAAAGAGCGTGATGAATTTAAAAACAGTCTCAAGCAAGCTGAACTTGAAAAGCAACTCGCTGAAACATCGCTCAAAGAAAAGTATGAAACACAAATAAAAGACAGAGACGATGCGATTGAACGACTTCGCGATATGAAGGCACGTTTATCTACCAAGATGGTGGGAGAAACTCTCGAACAACACTGTGAAACAGAATTTAATCGTATCAGAGCAACCGCTTTCCCTCGCGCTTATTTCGAAAAAGATAATGATTCAAGGTCTGGCAGTAAAGGCGATTACATTTTTCGGGACTCAGACGAAGCAGCCACTGAAATTGTCTCAATTATGTTTGAGATGAAGAACGAAAACGACACCACTGCAACAAAGAAAAAGAACGAGGACTTTTTCAAGGAACTTGATAAAGATCGAATTGAAAAAGGCTGTGAGTACGCAGTATTGGTCTCTCTTATTGAGCCTGAAAGCGAACTGTACAACTCAGGCATTGTCGATGTGTTTCATCGCTATCCGAAAATGTATGTTGTGCGTCCGCAGTTCTTTCTTCCAATCATTACGCTTTTACGAAATGCGGCGATGAAATCGCTTGAATACAAGAAAGAGCTCGCGCTAGTTAAGGCGCAGAGTGTGGATATCACAAACTTTGAAAATGATCTCGATAATTTTAAGACGGCATTCGCCAAGAATTATGACCTTGCTTCAAGGAAATTTAAAACAGCGATAGATGAAATTGATAAATCTATTGATCATCTACAAAAAACTAAGGATGCATTGCTTAGTACTGATCGTAACCTTCGTCTTGCAAATGACAAGTCTCAAGATGTAACGATTAAGAAGTTAACTCGCCGTAATCCGACAATGGCGGCTAAGTTTGATGAGTTAAATGAGCAAGATTCGTCTGAATCGGAATGA
- a CDS encoding HNH endonuclease translates to MIEKYQVGDSYVWIPVAKETKGNGVRAFLPFNGLDGTYLHGYKARISESKYLDALSDIQRAYIENENEVFSVNKGAKDERQYKAKWRHGREQNAPLLGPTKGWVKVKLNRIQYLKDSELGMALDKSSDRYCQVEDFTFKPVLCNSAEELIEKAENLKEKIGDRIPDGQRVPNKCTTSQEAFIRDAAVVAYVLGVANGSCECCGEKSPFIKFNGESYLEVHHVRHLAKGGSDTISNAIAICPNCHRELHFGIDSNLLVEKLYLKVDRLIRE, encoded by the coding sequence GTGATAGAGAAATATCAAGTTGGTGATTCATATGTATGGATTCCTGTGGCAAAAGAGACCAAAGGGAATGGGGTAAGAGCTTTCCTACCTTTCAATGGACTAGATGGGACTTATCTTCACGGGTATAAAGCAAGGATATCAGAGTCGAAATACTTAGACGCACTTAGTGATATACAAAGAGCATATATCGAGAATGAGAACGAGGTTTTCTCGGTTAACAAAGGCGCAAAAGACGAAAGGCAATATAAAGCTAAGTGGCGTCATGGAAGGGAACAAAATGCACCGCTTTTAGGGCCCACTAAAGGATGGGTCAAAGTGAAATTGAACCGGATTCAATATTTAAAGGACAGCGAACTTGGTATGGCTTTAGACAAATCTAGTGATAGATATTGTCAAGTTGAGGATTTCACTTTTAAACCTGTATTATGTAACTCTGCCGAAGAGCTAATTGAAAAAGCCGAAAATCTTAAAGAAAAAATTGGAGACAGAATTCCTGATGGTCAAAGGGTACCTAATAAATGCACTACTAGCCAAGAGGCATTTATCAGAGATGCAGCGGTAGTCGCTTATGTATTGGGCGTAGCAAATGGAAGTTGTGAATGTTGCGGTGAAAAGTCTCCATTTATTAAATTCAATGGTGAGTCCTACCTTGAGGTTCACCATGTCAGACATCTGGCAAAAGGCGGTAGTGACACTATTTCCAATGCAATTGCGATATGTCCAAATTGCCATCGGGAATTACACTTTGGCATCGATAGTAATTTACTTGTTGAAAAGTTGTATTTAAAGGTAGATAGATTAATTCGTGAGTGA
- a CDS encoding DUF1348 family protein has translation MQKRPPVPPFDHASATQKVRLAEDGWNNRNPEAVSKAYSLDTQWRNRVVFINGREQAESFLSEKWNKELDYRLIKELWAYSDNRIAVRYAYEWHDDSGNWFRSYGNENWQFDENGLMTNRYASINDLPIEAKDRKFHWPLGRRPDEHPSLSELGL, from the coding sequence ATGCAAAAACGTCCACCTGTTCCACCATTTGATCACGCTAGCGCAACGCAAAAGGTGCGTTTAGCTGAAGATGGTTGGAATAATCGTAACCCTGAAGCTGTTTCAAAAGCATACAGTTTGGATACCCAATGGCGAAACCGTGTTGTTTTCATTAATGGACGCGAGCAGGCAGAAAGCTTTTTGTCTGAAAAGTGGAATAAGGAGCTCGATTATAGATTGATTAAAGAGTTATGGGCTTACTCTGACAACCGAATCGCTGTCCGCTATGCCTACGAGTGGCACGATGATAGCGGAAATTGGTTTCGTTCCTACGGCAATGAAAACTGGCAATTCGACGAAAATGGCTTGATGACCAATCGTTATGCTTCAATTAACGATTTGCCGATAGAAGCAAAAGACAGAAAGTTTCATTGGCCCTTAGGCAGAAGACCTGACGAACACCCCAGTTTGTCAGAATTGGGGCTGTAG
- a CDS encoding TSUP family transporter, whose protein sequence is MLDLLWWQYALIGVIFVWSGFVRSGLGFGGAVLALPFLLLVLNDPLVFLPIISIHLLVFSSWIAVQGARTNKKQAALAKQRGEALNETQGNIAWAYLRKALGIMIIPKLIGVFGLLTLPGDIVTIVIFVIVAIFAVSYILNKPFYSNNKTLDTLFLMLGGYVSGTSLIGAPLIVSVFATKVPRHQLRDTLFVLWFILVMIKMISFVIAGVDLQLVHQLWLLPCALIGHVFGQRLHERIVEAETPRFFQFVGIALLVVCVFGIYTSLIL, encoded by the coding sequence GTGTTAGATCTACTTTGGTGGCAATACGCCTTAATTGGCGTAATTTTTGTGTGGAGCGGTTTTGTTCGCAGTGGGCTAGGCTTTGGCGGTGCGGTATTGGCGTTGCCATTTTTATTACTCGTTCTCAACGACCCTCTAGTCTTTTTACCCATTATCTCTATTCATTTGCTCGTGTTCTCCAGTTGGATAGCTGTTCAAGGTGCAAGAACTAACAAAAAACAAGCCGCTCTAGCAAAACAAAGAGGAGAAGCCTTGAATGAGACACAAGGTAATATTGCTTGGGCTTATTTGAGAAAAGCCCTTGGGATTATGATTATCCCAAAGCTGATCGGTGTGTTTGGCTTATTGACCCTACCTGGCGACATCGTGACCATCGTTATTTTCGTTATTGTGGCTATTTTTGCAGTCTCTTATATTCTCAATAAACCCTTTTATTCTAATAACAAAACACTCGACACGCTCTTCTTAATGTTGGGCGGTTACGTGAGCGGCACGTCGCTGATCGGCGCTCCGCTTATCGTCTCAGTGTTTGCGACGAAAGTACCGCGTCATCAGCTACGTGACACTTTATTTGTGCTGTGGTTTATATTGGTCATGATCAAGATGATCTCATTTGTGATTGCGGGTGTCGACTTGCAGTTAGTTCATCAACTTTGGTTATTGCCTTGTGCTTTAATCGGTCATGTTTTTGGGCAGCGTCTGCATGAGCGTATTGTGGAGGCTGAAACGCCGCGCTTTTTCCAATTTGTTGGCATTGCGCTGCTGGTTGTATGTGTATTTGGTATTTATACGAGTTTGATTTTATGA
- a CDS encoding GGDEF domain-containing protein, translating to MIATMDESDLSSEEQLSEYKALLDTHIMRPDLDTDGILCIYQQMFLLYASSRRDHEVKKLYEASSFLQTFVVTNDNVNNYAPAILRVVNTYLMLKDFNNASHLINKIQPYFSLNDISDLNKYSFQMFSGQLYIMTGKYKDGMTSFRLALKLIKNSSELSDEDRKNKVARVNQYIGNTYWELGDYKNAIKQYQINESIGNLNNIAFSQLKLSEWERALDTATAASKEAQRLGNNLYWAYANNITARAKHQLGKTVEAVQIIKKSISILKKWNHAVETIEALVALAEFHIHLDQWEAAEISMREANQYLIDTGTTIELDENFYKTSFLIEEKKNNYKEALEFYKQMLEIKEDKFELLQKQISQRLMLDYELEIAQETMLRLEQENKLASIMLQNNESKNQLLISVIVGTSAVLLLLFYVYLREHKSKLEMSHLAMTDHLTGCPNRRHSLKQAKGMLSSPNDIENSLIIAILDVDNFKVVNDTYGHDVGDQVLQNLSSIIKAVLREDDVIGRYGGEEFILLLPNADEQEITRIFSRIQIALQNHVCEYNGEHMAMPLSVSMGAVIATDTPNSAEEQENSQLLDKIIKQADEKAYEAKEGGKNQLVCVTMSLRS from the coding sequence ATGATTGCAACAATGGATGAATCTGACTTATCTAGCGAAGAACAGTTGTCAGAATATAAGGCTCTTCTCGATACTCATATCATGAGGCCAGATTTGGATACAGATGGAATACTCTGTATTTATCAACAAATGTTCCTGTTGTATGCATCATCGAGGCGCGATCATGAAGTTAAAAAATTGTATGAAGCTTCGAGCTTCTTGCAAACTTTTGTTGTGACAAATGACAACGTAAATAACTATGCACCCGCTATCCTTCGCGTTGTAAATACATACCTGATGTTAAAGGACTTCAATAACGCTAGTCACTTAATAAATAAAATTCAGCCATATTTTTCTTTGAATGATATAAGTGATTTGAACAAATACTCGTTCCAGATGTTTTCAGGGCAACTTTACATTATGACCGGCAAATACAAAGACGGTATGACCAGTTTTCGACTTGCCTTAAAGTTGATAAAAAATAGTAGTGAATTATCGGATGAAGATAGAAAAAATAAAGTAGCTCGGGTAAATCAATATATCGGAAATACCTACTGGGAATTAGGAGACTATAAAAACGCCATTAAGCAATATCAAATCAACGAGAGCATTGGCAATCTCAACAATATCGCATTTTCCCAATTAAAATTATCAGAATGGGAAAGAGCTCTCGATACCGCAACAGCGGCAAGTAAAGAAGCCCAAAGGTTGGGTAATAATTTGTACTGGGCTTACGCCAACAATATTACTGCAAGAGCTAAACACCAACTTGGAAAAACTGTTGAAGCTGTTCAAATTATTAAAAAATCTATATCTATTCTGAAAAAATGGAATCATGCAGTCGAGACGATAGAGGCATTGGTTGCGCTAGCAGAGTTTCATATTCACTTAGACCAATGGGAAGCAGCAGAGATATCAATGAGGGAGGCTAATCAATATTTAATCGATACGGGGACAACGATTGAACTCGATGAGAACTTTTATAAAACCAGCTTTCTGATTGAAGAAAAAAAGAATAACTACAAAGAAGCGCTTGAATTTTACAAACAGATGTTGGAAATAAAAGAGGACAAATTTGAACTTCTGCAAAAACAAATATCACAACGATTAATGTTAGATTATGAACTTGAGATAGCCCAAGAAACCATGCTGCGGTTGGAGCAAGAAAACAAGCTGGCTTCAATTATGCTGCAAAATAACGAAAGCAAAAATCAATTATTGATAAGCGTCATTGTTGGAACGAGCGCCGTTTTGCTACTACTTTTTTATGTGTATCTAAGGGAGCATAAATCTAAATTAGAGATGAGTCATTTAGCGATGACAGATCACTTGACCGGTTGCCCAAATCGCAGACATTCATTGAAGCAAGCCAAAGGTATGTTGAGTAGCCCGAATGACATCGAAAACTCACTGATAATAGCCATTTTAGATGTAGATAACTTTAAAGTTGTTAACGACACATATGGTCATGATGTGGGCGATCAGGTGCTCCAAAATTTATCATCAATTATCAAAGCAGTACTCCGAGAAGACGACGTCATTGGTCGCTATGGTGGCGAAGAATTTATATTGTTACTACCCAATGCAGACGAACAAGAAATAACAAGAATATTTTCGCGTATACAAATAGCGCTGCAGAATCATGTTTGTGAATACAACGGTGAACATATGGCTATGCCGCTAAGCGTGAGTATGGGAGCCGTAATTGCAACTGACACGCCAAATAGTGCGGAAGAGCAAGAAAACAGTCAACTGCTCGATAAAATTATAAAACAAGCAGATGAAAAAGCCTATGAAGCTAAAGAAGGTGGGAAAAACCAACTTGTATGCGTAACTATGTCACTGCGTAGCTAA
- a CDS encoding lipase family alpha/beta hydrolase produces MKQNSNDKAQDPSAKAANSRTQGVVRLTIDAVLAITDIVESVHKQVSPLSTVKSTSEKEQLSGISGLVYRNIRSVTQKLGYKIDAPLAAISKALASQPDSATTQALLAALNGVLGDYLAASSNPLAIQMRFRKNGQVLDDVQLREIVNQGNGKLLVIIHGLCMNDLQWCKDGHDHGVELAKETGMAYIHLHYNSGRHISDNGQEFASLLESLIGLSDKCLEINILAHSMGGLVSRSAFHIAENSGYKWLELLNKVVFLGTPHHGAALEKAGNWIDLILGAHSYTAPFARLGKLRSAGITDLRYGNVQELDWHAVDRFAFTGDRRLPLPLPKNVQCFAVATSAKNSINYPLGDGLVRIKSALGEHPDPAFDLHIPENRKWVGTTINHKQLLSSPEVYEVLKNWFEIA; encoded by the coding sequence ATGAAACAAAACTCTAATGATAAGGCTCAGGATCCCTCCGCAAAAGCAGCTAATTCGCGAACTCAAGGTGTCGTGCGTTTAACGATTGACGCCGTATTGGCTATCACTGATATTGTTGAATCAGTGCATAAACAAGTAAGTCCGCTTTCCACTGTGAAGTCGACGAGTGAAAAAGAGCAGCTTTCAGGCATTAGTGGATTGGTTTATCGGAACATTCGCAGTGTGACACAGAAATTAGGTTACAAGATTGATGCACCGTTGGCGGCAATAAGCAAGGCATTGGCCTCACAACCAGACTCAGCTACAACACAGGCCTTACTTGCAGCATTAAACGGGGTGCTGGGTGATTATCTTGCTGCTAGCTCAAACCCTTTGGCTATTCAAATGCGCTTTCGAAAAAATGGGCAAGTTCTCGATGATGTTCAGCTGCGCGAAATCGTAAATCAGGGTAATGGCAAGCTGCTGGTGATCATTCATGGTCTGTGTATGAATGATTTGCAATGGTGCAAAGACGGTCATGATCACGGTGTCGAGTTAGCAAAAGAGACGGGTATGGCTTACATCCATCTCCACTATAACTCGGGGCGCCATATTTCTGATAATGGCCAAGAGTTTGCCAGTTTATTGGAGTCTTTGATAGGCCTGTCAGATAAATGTTTAGAAATTAACATATTAGCTCATAGCATGGGCGGCCTAGTATCTCGTAGCGCTTTTCATATTGCCGAAAACAGTGGTTACAAATGGCTCGAACTGCTTAACAAAGTAGTATTTTTAGGTACGCCGCATCATGGAGCTGCTCTTGAAAAAGCAGGTAACTGGATTGATTTGATTTTAGGTGCTCATTCATATACGGCGCCCTTTGCTCGCTTAGGTAAATTACGCAGCGCAGGTATTACTGATTTACGCTATGGTAATGTGCAGGAGTTGGATTGGCATGCTGTTGACAGGTTTGCATTCACTGGCGACCGACGTTTGCCTCTACCTTTACCTAAAAATGTGCAGTGCTTTGCAGTAGCAACGAGTGCTAAAAATAGTATTAATTATCCTCTGGGTGATGGGCTGGTAAGGATAAAAAGTGCATTAGGTGAACACCCTGATCCGGCGTTTGATTTACATATTCCAGAAAATAGAAAATGGGTCGGTACTACCATCAACCATAAGCAATTATTGAGCTCTCCTGAGGTTTATGAGGTTTTAAAAAATTGGTTTGAGATAGCCTGA
- a CDS encoding class I SAM-dependent methyltransferase, which translates to MTKRSATVRHSSTDFYNNSVKEITRQYLSLSFEDVHSHWTHHLQSALKKQNVAILDVGAGAGRDVSYIAKLAAQYSSDTSSQNIYAVEPAIEMMKVGQATTQNQNVHWLQDALPSLDKTTKLEISFDLILLSAVWMHIAPSNRARSMRKLANLLKPGGKIVISLKFGMTKEEQQERSMYDVSVEEIERLAQNLGLIAQLESSTSIDKLNRAGIYWQTVVLRMPDDGTGAFPFIRHVAINDGKSATHKLALLRVLLRIADGHPGAVLRREHFSGGDRVILPLGLVSLYWIHQYKDLIDHHGLFQTPNKSAKMGFMKKGGWCELGERTSSDFRVGNLFMGEEAVALCKTLSTCAQNIRDMPSRYITLPYSDARVFEVASKRVKPVRRLFLDLDTLTQWGEFSLPESTWLALSRYACWIEPVIVSEWVRTMATYSGNRQYAAFDKRAYLNQALNWLEPIRTTTEVRNRFDALKSKQAMQCVWSAKALKHKYDIDHSMPFSRWPNNDLWNLVPSDQKVNNEKRDRLPTERKLIEAKERMLDWWKMAWLDDVSIKDNVALKQRFFAEANIALPGLPRHNLSVDDLFEALLLQRGRLREMQQLREW; encoded by the coding sequence ATGACCAAGCGCAGTGCAACGGTAAGGCATTCATCAACCGACTTTTACAACAACAGCGTTAAAGAAATAACGCGCCAGTACCTTTCTCTTTCATTTGAAGATGTTCATAGTCATTGGACTCACCATTTACAATCGGCCCTAAAGAAGCAAAATGTAGCAATTCTGGATGTCGGTGCGGGTGCTGGCAGAGATGTTAGTTACATTGCCAAACTTGCCGCGCAATATTCGAGTGATACCAGCAGCCAAAATATCTATGCGGTCGAGCCTGCCATCGAAATGATGAAAGTAGGGCAGGCAACCACGCAAAATCAAAACGTTCACTGGTTGCAGGACGCACTTCCTTCACTAGACAAAACCACAAAATTAGAAATTAGTTTTGACCTGATTTTGTTAAGTGCGGTGTGGATGCATATCGCCCCAAGCAATCGCGCCCGTTCAATGCGTAAATTAGCCAACTTACTCAAACCGGGCGGAAAAATAGTGATCTCGCTTAAATTTGGTATGACCAAAGAGGAGCAGCAAGAGCGAAGTATGTATGATGTTAGCGTTGAAGAAATTGAGCGCTTGGCGCAAAACCTTGGTTTAATCGCTCAATTAGAATCCTCAACAAGCATCGATAAACTGAATCGTGCAGGTATTTACTGGCAAACGGTCGTGTTACGAATGCCTGATGATGGCACTGGTGCCTTTCCTTTTATTCGCCATGTCGCGATTAATGACGGTAAATCGGCAACTCACAAGCTTGCATTGCTAAGAGTGCTACTAAGAATTGCAGATGGTCATCCAGGCGCTGTTTTGCGTCGAGAGCATTTCTCAGGAGGTGATAGAGTAATATTACCCTTGGGTTTGGTTTCTTTGTATTGGATCCATCAATATAAAGACTTAATTGATCATCACGGTCTATTTCAAACCCCGAATAAAAGCGCCAAAATGGGTTTTATGAAAAAGGGAGGTTGGTGTGAATTAGGCGAAAGAACGTCTTCTGATTTTCGTGTTGGTAATTTGTTTATGGGTGAAGAAGCTGTCGCTCTTTGCAAAACGTTGTCTACGTGCGCACAAAATATCAGAGATATGCCAAGTCGATACATCACGCTTCCATATAGCGATGCACGTGTATTTGAAGTGGCAAGCAAAAGGGTCAAACCTGTTCGACGTCTTTTTCTGGACTTAGACACGCTCACCCAATGGGGGGAGTTTTCATTACCCGAGTCCACATGGCTGGCATTAAGCCGTTATGCTTGCTGGATTGAGCCAGTGATTGTGAGTGAATGGGTAAGGACAATGGCGACATACTCAGGGAATCGACAATATGCTGCATTTGACAAACGCGCATACCTGAATCAGGCGTTAAACTGGCTCGAGCCAATACGCACCACAACAGAGGTGCGCAATCGATTTGATGCACTCAAATCGAAACAAGCAATGCAGTGTGTTTGGTCAGCAAAAGCGCTTAAGCACAAATATGACATTGACCACAGTATGCCTTTTTCACGATGGCCAAATAACGATTTATGGAATTTAGTGCCCAGCGATCAAAAGGTCAATAATGAAAAACGTGACCGCTTGCCCACGGAGCGAAAACTGATAGAGGCAAAAGAACGGATGCTTGATTGGTGGAAAATGGCGTGGTTAGACGATGTTTCAATAAAAGATAATGTGGCTTTAAAACAACGCTTTTTTGCTGAAGCAAACATCGCTTTACCTGGTTTACCGCGTCATAATTTATCTGTAGATGATTTGTTCGAAGCGCTGTTGTTGCAGCGCGGAAGATTGAGGGAAATGCAGCAGTTGAGGGAGTGGTGA